A genomic stretch from Setaria italica strain Yugu1 chromosome VII, Setaria_italica_v2.0, whole genome shotgun sequence includes:
- the LOC101754013 gene encoding uncharacterized membrane protein At1g16860, with the protein MGSRFPSHQLSNGLYVSGRPEQPKEKAPTICSNVMPYTGGDIKKSGELGKMFDLHVEKSRKSGPLGNAPSRNTSFGGAASNSGPVSNSGGRSNYSGSLSSSVPGAGGSARAKSNSGPLNKHGEPTKRSSGPQSGGVTPMARQNSGPLPPVLPTTGLITSGPISSGPLNPSGAPRKVSGPLDSASSMKMRATSFAHNQAVTNLNTEDGYTIQGSFPKPILWAVILLFVMGFIAGGFILGAVHNAILLIVVVVIFGFVAALLIWNACWGRRGAIGFVNRYPDADLRTAKDGQYVKVTGVVTCGNFPLESSFQRVPRCVYTSTSLYEYRGWDSKAANTEHRRFTWGLRSMERHAVDFYISDFQSGLRALVKTGYGARVTPYVDESVIIDINPDNKDMSPEFLRWLRERNLSSDDRIMRLKEGYIKEGSTVSVMGVVQRNDNVLMIVAPSEPISTGCQWAKCVLPTNIDGLVLRCEDTSNIDVIPV; encoded by the exons ATGGGTTCAAGGTTTCCATCACATCAGCTGAGCAATGGCCTGTATGTTTCTGGTCGACCTGAGCAACCTAAGGAGAAGGCCCCGACCATTTGTTCCAATGTGATGCCATATACTGGCGGTGACATCAAGAAATCTGGAGAGCTGGGGAAGATGTTTGATCTCCATGTTGAAAAGTCGAGAAAATCTGGCCCTCTAGGCAACGCTCCTTCAAGGAATACTTCATTTGGAGGTGCTGCTTCCAACTCAGGACCTGTATCCAATTCTGGTGGTCGGTCCAACTACTCTGGTTCACTTTCGTCTTCAGTTCCTGGTGCTGGCGGTTCAGCCAGAGCAAAATCAAACTCTGGACCTCTTAATAAGCATGGAGAACCAACAAAGAGGTCATCCGGTCCCCAGTCTGGGGGAGTGACCCCAATGGCTCGCCAGAACTCAGGGCCTCTCCCTCCTGTGCTTCCCACAACTGGGCTCATCACATCTGGGCCTATCTCTTCAGGACCATTGAATCCGTCTGGTGCTCCGAGAAAAGTATCTGGGCCACTTGATTCTGCTTCATCCATGAAAATGCGGGCCACTTCCTTTGCTCACAATCAAGCTGTTACTAACCTCAACACTGAAGATGGATACACTATTCAGGGAAGCTTTCCAAAGCCAATACTTTGGGCTGTGATTCTGCTCTTCGTGATGGGTTTCATAGCTGGTGGCTTCATTCTGGGTGCTGTTCACAATGCGATTTTGCTAATAGTTGTTGTGGTGATATTTGGTTTTGTTGCTGCACTGTTAATCTGGAATGCTTGCTGGGGAAGGAGAGGTGCTATTGGGTTTGTTAATCGCTATCCTGATGCTGATCTCAGAACTGCCAAAGATGGACAGTATGTAAAGGTTACAGGG GTCGTTACTTGTGGAAATTTCCCCCTCGAGTCCTCATTCCAAAGGGTCCCAAGATGTGTGTACACTTCTACTAGCTTGTATGAGTACAGGGGTTGGGATTCCAAAGCTGCCAACACTGAGCATCGCCGTTTTACCTGGGGTTTACGCTCAATGGAG CGACATGCGGTCGATTTCTACATTTCAGATTTTCAATCTGGGCTTAGAGCATTGGTGAAAACAGGATATGGTGCACGTGTGACCCCTTATGTCGATGAATCTGTTATTATTGACATCAATCCTGACAACAAGGATATGTCCCCAGAATTTTTGAGATGGCTGAGGGAAAGGAACCTTTCAAGCGACGATCGGATAATGCGCCTCAAAGAAGG CTACATTAAGGAAGGAAGTACTGTGAGTGTGATGGGGGTTGTGCAAAGAAATGACAATGTGTTGATGATAGTTGCTCCATCGGAGCCCATCTCGACTGGCTGCCAGTGGGCCAAGTGCGTCCTCCCAACGAACATCGACGGGCTAGTTCTAAGATGTGAAGATACGTCAAATATTGATGTCATACCAGTTTAG